A window from Mycolicibacterium tokaiense encodes these proteins:
- a CDS encoding aerobic carbon-monoxide dehydrogenase large subunit translates to MTTLESPEELADNDKKPCGYGRMLRKEDPRFIRGRGTYVDDVNLPGMLHLAILRSPYAHARITSIDTSAALAHPKVRAVVTGADLATKGLAWMPTLSNDVQAVLATDKVRFQGQEVAFVVAEDRYSARDALELIDVDYDPLDPVIDVRRALDPSAEVIRTDLDGKTDNHCFDWETGDAAATEAVFARADVVVKQEMVYPRVHPAPMETCGAVADLDPVSGKLTLWSTTQAPHAHRTLYALVAGLPEHKIRVIAPDIGGGFGNKVPIYPGYVCAIVGSLLLGKPVKWMEDRSENLTSTGFARDYIMVGEIAASAEGKILAIRSHVLADHGAFNGTAVPVKYPAGFFGVFTGSYDLEAAYCHMTAVYTNKAPGGVAYACSFRITEAVYFVERLVDCLAQEMQIDPAELRLRNLLRNEQFPYTSKTGWVYDSGDYETTMRLAMDMIGYDELRAEQKAKRERGELMGIGMSFFTEAVGAGPRKDMDILGLGMADGCELRVHPTGKAVVRLSVQTQGQGHETTFAQIIAEELGIPPDDIEVVHGDTDQTPFGLGTYGSRSTPVSGAAAALVARKIRDKAKIIAAGMLEVSVADLEWDKGSFHVAGDPTASVTIADIAMRAHGNAELPEGLEGGLDAQICYNPANLTYPYGAYFCVVDIDPGTAVVKVRRFLAVDDCGTRINPMIIEGQVHGGLVDGIGMALMEMIAFDDDGNCLGGSLMDYLIPTAMEVPHFETGHTVTPSPHHPIGAKGIGESATVGSPPAVVNAVVDALAPFGVRHADMPLTPSRVWEAMQGRPTPPI, encoded by the coding sequence ATGACCACGCTGGAATCGCCGGAGGAGCTGGCCGACAACGACAAGAAGCCCTGCGGTTACGGACGCATGCTCCGCAAGGAGGACCCCCGCTTCATCCGGGGCCGGGGCACCTACGTCGATGACGTGAACCTGCCGGGCATGCTGCACCTGGCCATCCTGCGTTCGCCGTACGCGCACGCGCGGATCACCTCCATCGACACCTCGGCTGCCCTGGCCCATCCCAAGGTCCGCGCCGTGGTCACCGGAGCCGATCTGGCCACCAAGGGCCTGGCGTGGATGCCGACGCTGTCCAACGACGTCCAGGCGGTGCTGGCCACCGACAAGGTCCGGTTCCAGGGGCAGGAAGTGGCGTTCGTCGTCGCCGAGGACCGGTATTCGGCGCGCGACGCCCTGGAACTCATCGACGTCGACTACGACCCGCTGGACCCGGTGATCGATGTGCGGCGCGCACTCGACCCGTCGGCCGAGGTGATTCGCACCGACCTGGACGGCAAGACCGACAACCACTGCTTCGACTGGGAGACCGGCGACGCCGCGGCTACCGAGGCCGTGTTCGCTCGCGCCGACGTCGTGGTCAAGCAGGAGATGGTCTACCCGCGCGTGCACCCGGCTCCCATGGAAACCTGCGGCGCCGTCGCAGATCTGGACCCGGTGAGCGGGAAACTGACGCTGTGGTCCACCACCCAGGCACCACACGCCCACCGTACGTTGTACGCCCTGGTGGCGGGGCTGCCCGAGCACAAGATCAGGGTGATCGCTCCAGACATCGGCGGCGGCTTCGGCAACAAGGTGCCCATCTACCCCGGCTACGTCTGCGCCATCGTCGGTTCGCTGTTGCTGGGCAAGCCGGTCAAGTGGATGGAGGACCGCAGCGAGAACCTCACCTCCACCGGATTCGCCCGGGACTACATCATGGTGGGCGAGATCGCGGCCAGCGCGGAGGGCAAGATCCTGGCGATCCGCTCCCACGTGCTGGCCGATCACGGCGCCTTCAACGGCACTGCGGTGCCGGTGAAGTACCCGGCGGGCTTCTTCGGCGTGTTCACCGGGAGTTACGACCTCGAGGCCGCCTACTGCCACATGACGGCCGTGTACACCAACAAGGCGCCCGGCGGGGTGGCCTACGCCTGTTCGTTCCGGATCACCGAGGCGGTGTACTTCGTCGAACGGTTGGTGGACTGTCTGGCCCAGGAGATGCAGATCGATCCGGCGGAGCTGCGACTGCGAAACCTGTTGCGCAACGAGCAGTTCCCGTACACCTCCAAGACCGGTTGGGTGTACGACTCCGGTGACTACGAGACCACCATGCGGCTGGCGATGGACATGATCGGCTACGACGAACTGCGTGCCGAACAGAAGGCCAAGCGGGAGCGCGGCGAGCTGATGGGCATCGGCATGTCCTTCTTCACCGAAGCGGTGGGGGCAGGGCCCCGCAAGGACATGGACATCCTGGGGCTGGGCATGGCCGACGGATGTGAACTGCGGGTGCACCCCACCGGTAAGGCGGTGGTGCGGCTCTCGGTACAGACGCAGGGCCAAGGCCACGAAACGACGTTCGCCCAGATCATCGCCGAAGAGCTCGGGATCCCGCCGGATGACATCGAGGTGGTGCACGGCGACACCGACCAGACCCCGTTCGGACTGGGGACCTACGGGAGCCGGTCCACTCCGGTGTCCGGTGCGGCGGCGGCGTTGGTGGCCCGCAAGATCCGGGACAAGGCCAAGATCATCGCCGCGGGCATGCTCGAGGTGTCGGTGGCCGACCTGGAGTGGGACAAGGGCAGCTTCCACGTCGCAGGTGATCCCACCGCGTCGGTCACCATCGCCGACATCGCCATGCGTGCCCATGGCAACGCGGAGCTGCCCGAGGGTCTCGAGGGTGGACTGGACGCCCAGATCTGTTACAACCCCGCCAATCTCACCTACCCGTATGGCGCCTATTTCTGTGTGGTGGACATCGACCCCGGCACTGCTGTGGTGAAGGTGCGCCGGTTCCTGGCCGTCGACGACTGCGGTACCCGCATCAACCCGATGATCATCGAGGGTCAGGTGCACGGCGGTCTGGTGGACGGGATCGGGATGGCGTTGATGGAGATGATCGCCTTCGACGACGACGGCAACTGCCTGGGCGGGTCGCTGATGGACTACCTGATTCCCACTGCCATGGAGGTGCCCCACTTCGAGACCGGTCACACCGTCACGCCGTCGCCCCACCATCCCATCGGCGCCAAGGGAATCGGGGAATCGGCCACCGTCGGCTCCCCGCCTGCCGTGGTGAATGCGGTCGTGGATGCGCTGGCGCCGTTCGGAGTGCGCCATGCCGACATGCCACTCACCCCGTCGCGGGTCTGGGAGGCCATGCAGGGCCGCCCCACCCCGCCGATCTAG
- a CDS encoding (2Fe-2S)-binding protein has protein sequence MLVTMTVNGEQVSADVEPRMLLVHFLRDQLRLTGTHWGCDTSNCGTCVVEVDGEPVKSCTMLAAMASGHSVITVEGLEVDGRLDPVQEGFMQCHGLQCGFCTPGMMITARALLRENPDPTEEEIREAISGQICRCTGYTTIVRSVQWAARHQDSTEVSPA, from the coding sequence ATGCTTGTCACGATGACCGTCAACGGCGAGCAGGTCAGCGCCGACGTCGAACCCCGAATGCTGTTGGTGCACTTCCTGCGTGACCAGCTGCGGCTCACGGGCACCCACTGGGGCTGCGACACCTCCAACTGCGGAACGTGCGTCGTGGAGGTGGACGGCGAGCCGGTGAAGTCCTGCACCATGCTCGCCGCGATGGCCTCGGGACACTCGGTGATCACCGTTGAAGGCCTCGAGGTCGACGGTCGGCTGGACCCGGTGCAGGAGGGCTTCATGCAGTGCCACGGTCTGCAGTGCGGATTCTGCACCCCGGGCATGATGATCACCGCCCGGGCGCTGCTGCGGGAGAACCCCGACCCCACCGAAGAGGAGATCCGCGAGGCCATCTCCGGTCAGATCTGCCGGTGCACCGGTTACACCACCATCGTGCGCTCCGTGCAATGGGCTGCGCGCCATCAGGATTCGACGGAGGTGAGCCCCGCATGA
- a CDS encoding FAD binding domain-containing protein, with the protein MQVPGPFEYERATSVDHAVGLLDRLGEGALIVAGGHSLLPMMKLRIANPEYLVDINDLAAELSYVVTDPTLARLGAMTRHREVLESDPLAQVCPIFRDAERVIADPVVRNRGTVGGSLCQADPAEDLTTVCAVLGATVLARGPGGEREIDIDDFLLGPYETALAHNEMVIEVRIPLRLNTSSAYAKVERRVGDWAVAAAGAAVTVEDGLIAAARVGLTAVEPDAEALRALAAELVGKPAEEQTYAEAGRAAAGACEPTSDMRGSADYKRHLAGELTIRTLRTSVDRVRNAPVPSGN; encoded by the coding sequence ATGCAGGTTCCCGGCCCATTCGAGTACGAACGCGCCACCAGTGTCGATCACGCCGTCGGACTTCTGGACCGGCTGGGGGAGGGCGCACTGATCGTCGCCGGCGGGCACAGCCTGCTGCCGATGATGAAACTTCGCATCGCCAACCCCGAGTATCTGGTGGACATCAACGACCTGGCTGCGGAGCTGTCCTACGTCGTCACCGATCCGACGCTGGCCCGACTCGGCGCCATGACCCGTCACCGCGAAGTACTCGAGTCCGACCCGCTGGCGCAGGTGTGCCCCATCTTCCGCGACGCCGAACGGGTGATCGCCGATCCGGTGGTGCGCAACCGCGGCACGGTCGGCGGCTCGCTGTGTCAGGCCGACCCGGCCGAAGATCTGACCACCGTGTGCGCGGTGCTGGGCGCCACCGTGCTGGCCCGGGGTCCGGGCGGGGAACGGGAAATCGACATCGACGACTTCCTGCTGGGGCCCTACGAGACCGCTCTGGCGCACAACGAGATGGTGATCGAGGTCCGAATACCGCTGCGGCTGAACACCTCCAGTGCTTACGCGAAGGTGGAGCGGCGAGTGGGGGACTGGGCGGTGGCGGCCGCCGGCGCCGCCGTCACCGTCGAGGACGGGCTGATCGCGGCCGCGCGGGTGGGCCTGACCGCGGTGGAACCCGACGCCGAGGCGCTGCGCGCGCTCGCTGCGGAACTGGTCGGCAAGCCGGCGGAGGAACAGACCTACGCCGAGGCCGGCCGGGCTGCGGCCGGCGCGTGCGAACCGACATCGGACATGCGCGGCAGCGCCGACTACAAGCGTCACCTCGCCGGTGAACTGACCATCCGCACGCTGCGTACCTCCGTCGACCGTGTACGCAACGCCCCCGTCCCCAGCGGCAACTAG
- a CDS encoding XdhC family protein has product MREVLNDLMSVWRSGETAGVGTVVRTFRSAPRPAGASMVVAPGGTVSGSVSGGCVEGALYDLAAEVAGTGIPVLQRYGVSDDDAFEVGLTCGGILDVFVEAVSQATFPEFESVAEDIANHRPTAVATVIRHPDPAWLGRRLIVRPHDVLGSLGSVRADAAVSDDSRGLLAAGRTEVLTFGPDGQRRGEGMEVFVASYAPRPRMLVFGAIDFAAAVAAQGTFLGYRVTVCDARPVFATAARFPTADEVVVDWPHRYLNAQVEADAIDARTVICVLTHDPKFDVPLLEVALRLPQVAYIGAMGSRRTHEDRMQRLREAGLSDSELDRLSSPIGLDLGGRTPEETAVSIAAEIVARKWGGQGRPLAETPGRIHHEQGFSSELSDSLTRY; this is encoded by the coding sequence GTGCGCGAAGTTCTGAACGATCTGATGTCCGTGTGGCGCTCCGGTGAGACGGCGGGTGTCGGGACGGTGGTACGCACGTTCCGGTCGGCCCCGCGGCCCGCCGGTGCCTCGATGGTGGTGGCGCCGGGCGGCACTGTCAGCGGCTCGGTGTCCGGCGGGTGCGTCGAAGGAGCTCTCTACGATCTGGCCGCCGAGGTGGCGGGCACCGGTATCCCGGTGCTGCAGCGCTACGGGGTCAGCGACGACGACGCCTTCGAGGTGGGTCTGACCTGCGGCGGCATCCTCGATGTGTTCGTCGAGGCGGTGTCGCAGGCCACCTTCCCGGAGTTCGAGTCGGTGGCCGAGGACATCGCGAACCACCGCCCGACCGCAGTGGCCACGGTGATCCGTCATCCCGACCCCGCGTGGCTGGGTCGGCGGCTGATCGTGCGACCGCACGACGTGCTGGGCAGTCTGGGATCGGTGCGGGCCGACGCCGCGGTGTCAGACGACTCGCGGGGCCTCTTGGCGGCCGGCCGCACCGAGGTGCTCACCTTCGGCCCGGACGGCCAGCGCCGGGGCGAGGGCATGGAGGTGTTCGTCGCGAGCTACGCGCCGCGGCCCCGGATGCTGGTGTTCGGCGCCATCGACTTCGCCGCCGCGGTGGCCGCACAGGGCACCTTCCTCGGATACCGCGTCACCGTCTGCGACGCGCGGCCGGTGTTCGCCACTGCCGCACGGTTTCCCACCGCCGACGAGGTGGTGGTGGACTGGCCGCACCGCTACCTGAACGCCCAGGTCGAGGCCGACGCCATCGATGCGCGCACGGTGATCTGCGTGCTCACCCACGACCCGAAGTTCGACGTTCCGCTGCTGGAGGTGGCGCTGCGGTTGCCGCAGGTGGCCTACATCGGCGCCATGGGGTCCCGGCGCACCCACGAGGACCGGATGCAGCGACTACGTGAGGCGGGGCTGTCGGATTCCGAGTTGGACCGGCTCTCCAGCCCGATCGGACTCGACCTCGGCGGGCGCACCCCCGAGGAGACGGCGGTGTCGATCGCCGCCGAGATCGTCGCCCGCAAGTGGGGCGGGCAGGGCCGCCCGCTGGCCGAGACGCCCGGCCGAATCCACCACGAGCAGGGCTTCTCGAGTGAGTTAAGTGATTCCTTAACCAGGTATTGA
- a CDS encoding LysR family transcriptional regulator: MTPAQLRAYSAVVRLGSVRAAAEELGMTDAGVSLHVAALRKELDDQLFSRTTAGLAFTPGGLRLASRAIEILGLQQQTAIEVTEAAHGRRLLRIAASSAFAEHAAPGLIELFSARADDLSVELSVHPASRFRYLIESRAVDVTLGPVGDGMAEAGAAIALRPFLKYQIIAVTGPDNPVAGGTPTPAQLREQQWMLGPSAGSAEGEIATVLRTLAIPEACQRIFQSEAAALEEVQRVGGMALTVGFAVAKDLADGRLVQVKGPGLQLPGEWSAATLPPASRQPAVSELVRFITTPRCTQAMIRGSGVGVTRFRPKVHVTLWS; encoded by the coding sequence GTGACGCCTGCGCAACTTCGCGCCTACTCCGCCGTGGTCCGGCTGGGGTCGGTGCGGGCCGCCGCCGAGGAACTGGGCATGACCGATGCCGGCGTATCGCTGCACGTCGCCGCGCTGCGCAAGGAACTGGACGACCAGTTGTTCAGCCGCACCACTGCGGGATTGGCATTCACCCCCGGCGGCCTGCGGCTGGCCAGCCGTGCCATCGAGATCCTGGGCCTGCAGCAGCAGACCGCCATCGAGGTCACCGAGGCTGCGCACGGCCGCAGGCTGCTGCGCATCGCGGCGTCCAGCGCCTTCGCCGAACACGCCGCCCCGGGTCTGATCGAGCTGTTCTCCGCGCGGGCCGACGACCTGTCGGTGGAGCTGTCGGTGCATCCGGCCAGCCGGTTCCGCTACCTCATCGAGTCCAGGGCCGTGGACGTCACGCTGGGCCCGGTGGGTGACGGAATGGCGGAAGCGGGAGCCGCCATCGCACTGCGACCGTTCCTGAAGTACCAGATCATCGCGGTCACCGGACCCGACAACCCCGTCGCCGGTGGCACCCCGACGCCCGCCCAACTGCGCGAACAGCAGTGGATGCTGGGCCCGTCGGCGGGCAGCGCCGAGGGCGAGATCGCCACCGTACTGCGCACTCTCGCGATTCCCGAGGCTTGTCAGCGGATCTTCCAGAGCGAGGCGGCGGCGCTGGAAGAGGTGCAGCGTGTCGGCGGGATGGCGCTGACCGTCGGGTTCGCCGTCGCCAAAGACCTGGCCGACGGCCGGCTGGTGCAGGTGAAGGGCCCGGGACTGCAGCTGCCCGGCGAGTGGTCGGCGGCCACCCTGCCCCCGGCGTCGCGCCAGCCCGCGGTCTCCGAACTGGTCCGCTTCATCACCACCCCGCGGTGCACCCAGGCAATGATCCGGGGTTCCGGTGTGGGCGTCACCCGGTTCCGCCCGAAAGTGCATGTGACGCTGTGGAGTTAA
- the nhaA gene encoding Na+/H+ antiporter NhaA, with the protein MLPRRFGNDPTAPRNGENTAAGMLLLFTVIAIVWANSPWAQTYTDFWGTEVGLSFGDAHVGMSMKHLVNDALMAFFFFIVGLEVTSQFKIGELTDRARAVVPVLAALAGLILPAVVFLLFNFGGEDAVAWGVVISTDTAFLVGALAIIGPKFPARLRTFLLTLAVVDDVGALLVIALFYSDEVKLGPLVAAVVLLVALALVRRLPAWRGPVYAVLAFGLWVALYNGGVHPTLAGVGVALLIPVFTPQRQRVEAAVEVIRAFRQSPNSEYARDASRSLRESISINERLQTGFGPYVSFLVLPLFALANAGVRLDGETVTAAMSSTLTWGIIAGLVIGKLVGITGATALVQRFGLGQLAPGLTLRRIAGGAALSGIGFTISLFIIDLAIEDPVKQDEARVGVLAASVAAFALGWAIFRITDRISPPEAVGAKLIRPISPERDHIRGNPDAPLTLVEYGDYECPFCSRATGAIDQVREYFGDRLCYVWRHLPLEKVHPRSKDAALAAEAAGLQGKYFEMGRTMFEFQDYLEWEHLYRYADSVGCDVRQFDEDLQSSKVLHRVEDDAQDAELMDLQAVPTFFVNGKRHKGPWDAASLIRALESESR; encoded by the coding sequence ATGCTGCCGCGGCGCTTCGGCAACGATCCCACCGCTCCCCGCAACGGTGAGAACACCGCTGCCGGGATGCTGCTGCTGTTCACGGTGATCGCCATCGTGTGGGCGAACTCGCCGTGGGCGCAGACCTACACCGACTTCTGGGGCACCGAGGTGGGTCTGAGCTTCGGCGACGCGCATGTGGGCATGTCGATGAAGCACCTGGTCAACGACGCACTGATGGCGTTCTTCTTCTTCATCGTCGGTCTCGAGGTCACCAGCCAGTTCAAGATCGGTGAACTCACCGACCGGGCCAGGGCGGTGGTCCCCGTGCTGGCCGCACTCGCAGGACTGATCCTGCCGGCCGTGGTGTTCCTGCTGTTCAACTTCGGCGGCGAAGACGCCGTGGCCTGGGGGGTGGTGATCTCCACCGACACCGCCTTCCTGGTGGGCGCGCTCGCCATCATCGGCCCCAAGTTCCCGGCGCGGCTGCGGACCTTCCTGCTGACGCTGGCGGTGGTCGACGACGTGGGTGCCCTTCTGGTGATCGCGTTGTTCTACTCCGACGAGGTGAAGCTGGGGCCGCTGGTGGCGGCGGTGGTGCTGTTGGTCGCACTGGCCCTGGTTCGGCGCCTGCCCGCCTGGCGCGGGCCGGTGTACGCGGTGCTGGCCTTCGGGCTGTGGGTGGCGCTGTACAACGGGGGAGTGCACCCCACGCTCGCGGGTGTGGGTGTGGCTCTACTGATTCCGGTCTTCACGCCGCAGCGGCAGCGGGTCGAGGCAGCAGTGGAGGTGATCCGCGCCTTCCGGCAGTCGCCGAACTCCGAGTACGCCCGTGACGCCAGCCGCAGTCTGCGTGAATCGATCTCGATCAACGAGCGCCTGCAGACCGGGTTCGGGCCGTATGTGTCCTTCCTGGTGCTGCCGCTGTTCGCGCTGGCCAACGCCGGGGTGCGGCTGGACGGCGAGACAGTGACCGCGGCCATGTCGTCCACTCTGACCTGGGGCATCATTGCCGGCCTGGTAATCGGCAAGCTGGTCGGCATCACCGGAGCCACCGCGCTGGTGCAGAGATTCGGGCTGGGGCAGCTGGCGCCGGGGCTGACCCTGCGCCGCATCGCCGGCGGCGCCGCCCTGTCCGGCATCGGCTTCACCATCTCGTTGTTCATCATCGACCTGGCCATCGAGGATCCGGTGAAGCAGGACGAGGCCCGCGTGGGTGTGCTGGCGGCGTCGGTGGCCGCATTCGCCCTGGGCTGGGCCATCTTCCGGATCACTGACCGGATCAGCCCTCCGGAGGCGGTGGGCGCCAAGCTGATCCGGCCCATCAGCCCGGAGCGGGATCACATACGCGGCAACCCCGACGCCCCGCTGACACTGGTCGAGTACGGCGACTACGAATGCCCGTTCTGCAGCCGCGCCACCGGCGCCATCGACCAGGTGCGGGAGTACTTCGGCGACCGGCTCTGCTATGTCTGGCGGCACCTGCCCCTGGAGAAGGTGCACCCGCGATCCAAGGACGCCGCACTGGCCGCCGAGGCGGCGGGGTTGCAGGGCAAGTACTTCGAGATGGGCCGGACCATGTTCGAGTTCCAGGACTATCTCGAGTGGGAGCACCTCTACCGCTATGCCGACAGCGTGGGCTGCGATGTCCGCCAGTTCGACGAGGATCTGCAGTCGTCGAAGGTGCTGCACCGTGTCGAGGACGACGCCCAGGATGCCGAGCTGATGGACCTGCAGGCGGTGCCGACGTTCTTCGTCAACGGCAAGCGCCACAAGGGTCCGTGGGACGCGGCCAGCCTGATCCGCGCGCTGGAATCAGAATCTCGTTAA